In the genome of Fuerstiella sp., one region contains:
- a CDS encoding zinc ABC transporter substrate-binding protein has protein sequence MRQIGGEYVEVTAIMDGPAVDPHLYTPSPQDINVLTNSDVVVYSGLHLEAQFEGALDSLVNRGIPVIKVTEILEKEFSDHLLHADGAVDPHVWFDLELWGKCGDWLAEEFARIDKTHADKYGAAAAEFQQLMESTRESGRITFADIPAKHRVLVTAHDAFQYFARTFNFRVEAVQGLSTESEPGLKRINDLATLLVDSKISAIFTEQSVSDRNILALISACESREHHLEVGGTLYSDTAGPAGTPEETLAGAVVHNIQQIASALNVQQLNQETP, from the coding sequence GTGCGGCAAATCGGCGGCGAATATGTTGAGGTGACAGCCATCATGGACGGTCCGGCCGTCGACCCGCACCTCTACACCCCATCGCCTCAGGACATCAATGTGCTGACAAATTCAGACGTTGTTGTCTATTCGGGCCTGCACTTGGAAGCTCAGTTTGAAGGCGCCCTTGATAGCCTGGTGAATCGGGGTATTCCCGTAATCAAAGTCACTGAAATTCTGGAAAAGGAATTTTCAGATCATCTGCTTCACGCTGACGGCGCAGTCGATCCTCATGTCTGGTTTGATTTGGAGCTGTGGGGCAAATGCGGAGACTGGCTTGCTGAAGAATTCGCAAGAATCGACAAGACACATGCGGACAAATACGGTGCGGCCGCTGCAGAGTTTCAGCAATTGATGGAATCCACACGGGAGAGCGGCAGAATAACGTTTGCAGACATTCCTGCGAAACATCGCGTTCTGGTGACTGCACACGACGCGTTTCAGTACTTCGCGCGTACCTTTAATTTTCGAGTTGAAGCGGTCCAGGGATTGTCCACAGAAAGTGAACCCGGGCTCAAACGGATTAACGATCTGGCGACGTTGTTAGTCGACTCCAAGATTTCGGCCATCTTCACGGAGCAGAGTGTCTCGGACCGCAATATTCTGGCCCTGATTTCTGCGTGTGAATCGCGCGAGCATCATCTTGAGGTAGGCGGCACGCTTTATTCGGATACCGCCGGACCGGCCGGAACGCCCGAGGAAACGTTGGCAGGTGCAGTCGTGCACAATATTCAGCAAATCGCCAGTGCCCTGAACGTTCAACAGTTGAATCAGGAAACACCGTGA
- a CDS encoding HAD family hydrolase, producing MAVSLAEYAKFLDDRDLMWPRVPPPVAVQATPFIKPLDGIRIVLWDVYGTLLRTTGGTFCLVPDPQTSLEVALEKTIYEFNMWNSMYRKPGPPWKSMINIFVRYHKRLSMAATKRHGDLTDPDLVDIWEAIITRLFDKNYSYDKNFYGDIRQYSEKVAYFFHSNLQGVEARPGAVQAMQDLHAIEIRQGVLADGQVFSFTQMLRALTRQGKLPPLAAMFHPDAVLFSYELGIRKPSRSLFELTVERLKAAGFLPEQILHISCRMEADLKPAKAIGMRTALLAAEKTGLEARSKLLKDSATRPDRLLTDLSQVATVFGII from the coding sequence ATGGCTGTCTCGCTCGCTGAATATGCGAAATTTCTGGATGATCGCGATCTGATGTGGCCCCGTGTGCCACCGCCGGTCGCCGTTCAGGCGACGCCGTTCATCAAGCCGCTTGACGGCATTCGGATTGTTCTGTGGGATGTTTACGGAACATTGCTGCGAACAACAGGCGGTACGTTTTGCCTGGTGCCGGATCCGCAGACTTCTCTTGAGGTTGCTTTGGAGAAAACGATCTATGAATTCAACATGTGGAACAGCATGTATCGCAAACCGGGTCCTCCCTGGAAGTCGATGATCAACATCTTCGTGCGGTATCACAAGCGTCTGTCGATGGCGGCCACCAAACGCCACGGCGACCTGACAGACCCGGACCTGGTCGACATCTGGGAAGCCATCATCACACGACTGTTCGACAAAAACTACAGCTACGATAAAAATTTTTACGGAGATATCAGACAGTACAGTGAAAAAGTGGCCTATTTCTTCCACTCGAATCTGCAGGGCGTCGAAGCTCGCCCGGGTGCCGTACAGGCCATGCAGGATCTTCATGCAATCGAAATCCGGCAGGGCGTGCTGGCAGATGGTCAGGTGTTCTCATTTACCCAGATGTTGCGTGCACTGACCCGACAAGGCAAACTCCCGCCACTTGCTGCCATGTTTCATCCCGATGCCGTCCTGTTTTCCTACGAACTTGGAATCCGCAAACCGTCACGGTCTTTGTTCGAACTGACGGTGGAGCGACTCAAAGCCGCCGGATTTCTGCCGGAACAAATTCTGCACATCAGTTGTCGAATGGAAGCCGATTTGAAACCGGCAAAGGCGATAGGAATGCGAACAGCTTTGCTGGCCGCTGAGAAAACAGGACTCGAAGCACGGTCAAAACTGCTGAAGGATTCGGCAACTCGTCCCGATCGCCTTCTCACCGATTTGAGTCAGGTCGCAACAGTGTTCGGAATCATTTAG
- a CDS encoding metal ABC transporter ATP-binding protein yields MTVAYDRRPVLWNVDLTLCKPGLIAIVGPNGAGKSTLIKAVMGLVPVTSGRVAAWGKPVHRQRRRIGYVPQRETVDWDFPINVMETVLMGTYGELGWFRRPKSKHRQRARECLARVGMQDYEKRQIGQLSGGQQQRVFLARALAQNSDLYFMDEPMAGVDAATERIIFDLLKTLRDSGRTIVVVHHDLRTVAEHFDEVVLLNVRVVASGPVATTFSPEALQATYRGRLSILDTMSEAVRMQRESE; encoded by the coding sequence ATGACCGTGGCCTATGACCGCCGGCCTGTGTTGTGGAATGTCGACCTGACACTCTGCAAACCCGGGCTGATTGCCATTGTAGGGCCAAACGGAGCCGGAAAAAGCACCCTGATCAAAGCCGTGATGGGTCTGGTTCCGGTGACAAGCGGTCGGGTTGCAGCATGGGGAAAGCCGGTGCACCGACAGCGCCGGCGAATCGGTTATGTGCCTCAGAGAGAAACAGTCGACTGGGACTTTCCAATTAATGTAATGGAAACAGTGTTGATGGGAACCTACGGCGAACTGGGCTGGTTCCGTCGACCGAAATCAAAACACCGTCAGCGTGCACGCGAGTGCCTGGCACGTGTTGGAATGCAGGACTATGAGAAACGGCAGATCGGGCAGTTGTCCGGAGGTCAGCAGCAGCGGGTATTTCTCGCTCGGGCGCTGGCCCAGAATTCTGATTTGTATTTCATGGATGAACCGATGGCAGGCGTTGATGCCGCTACGGAGCGGATCATTTTTGATTTGTTGAAAACACTCCGTGACTCCGGACGCACAATCGTCGTTGTACATCATGATCTGAGAACAGTAGCCGAACACTTCGATGAGGTTGTACTGCTGAATGTCCGGGTTGTTGCCAGTGGACCGGTGGCAACAACGTTCAGTCCCGAAGCGCTTCAGGCAACTTATCGCGGTCGACTGTCAATTCTGGATACGATGTCAGAAGCTGTGCGCATGCAACGGGAAAGTGAATAA
- a CDS encoding metal ABC transporter permease produces MTVFTQTSLVLIGTVLLGVTAGLVGTFAYLRRRALAGDVIAHAALPGLCMAFLLTQSRSITVLLIGALITGVAGAFLMSFLRRVSRLREDAILGTVLSVSYGLGIALTRTIQNNYRNERGADLESFIIGRAATMLTGDVLQIAVVAAGCSIVVLVVFKELKLLSFDESFCRVQGWPATGLDLLLMFLTAVTVIVGLPAVGVVLTAALLIIPAAAARYWTDRLSYMMTVSAGIGGVSGATGTLLSANMAEMPTGPLVVLTSATLFIISWMFAPRRGWLWNRRISEEEVAAAAEELLTAESGNRTEVSP; encoded by the coding sequence TTGACTGTATTCACTCAAACATCACTGGTTCTCATCGGAACGGTTCTGCTGGGGGTGACCGCCGGCCTGGTTGGAACGTTCGCATACCTCCGACGACGCGCTCTTGCCGGTGATGTGATTGCTCACGCAGCACTGCCCGGATTGTGTATGGCATTCCTGCTCACACAGAGTCGGTCGATTACTGTCCTGCTGATCGGTGCCCTGATAACCGGAGTGGCGGGAGCCTTCCTGATGTCTTTCCTTCGTCGCGTATCCCGTCTGCGGGAAGATGCAATTCTGGGAACGGTGCTCAGTGTCTCGTACGGACTGGGAATCGCACTCACACGGACAATTCAAAACAACTACCGTAACGAACGGGGTGCTGACCTGGAGTCCTTCATCATTGGCCGGGCAGCAACCATGCTCACCGGCGATGTTTTGCAGATTGCCGTGGTGGCCGCCGGATGTTCAATCGTAGTGCTGGTGGTCTTTAAAGAGCTTAAGCTGCTCAGTTTCGACGAATCTTTCTGTCGCGTACAGGGATGGCCGGCCACCGGTCTGGACCTGCTGTTGATGTTTCTTACGGCGGTGACCGTGATTGTCGGACTTCCTGCAGTGGGCGTGGTCCTGACGGCCGCCCTGTTGATCATCCCGGCAGCTGCGGCTCGATACTGGACAGACCGACTTTCTTACATGATGACTGTCTCCGCCGGCATTGGTGGCGTGTCCGGAGCGACAGGAACGCTGCTCAGTGCCAACATGGCCGAAATGCCGACAGGACCGCTGGTGGTGCTCACATCCGCAACTCTGTTCATTATCTCGTGGATGTTTGCACCCCGACGCGGCTGGCTGTGGAATCGAAGAATTTCAGAGGAAGAAGTCGCCGCCGCTGCTGAAGAGCTACTGACAGCAGAGTCCGGAAATCGTACTGAGGTGTCTCCATGA
- a CDS encoding UDP-N-acetylmuramoyl-L-alanyl-D-glutamate--2,6-diaminopimelate ligase encodes MIPHFIHVQACLPNARFLPDRPILVAQISCDSRQVPPGCAFVAIPGTRSDGHQFIGDAIAAGATAVVVEHPQADLAVPQIVVESTRRAWNQLCMAVHGNPHRHLSIAGITGTNGKTTSAWLLRNILTAAGHSAGMIGTVEYNDGRQRLPACLTTPDAEIQAPLMASMLTHGLRHCVMEVSSHAIQQDRCSAVQLAAAAITNITDDHMDYHRTPAAYRAAKARIAGLLHCDAPLLVNGDDMNSRKMLDDTHFTCPVIIFGRQAPSELRYTVLTRTHRSQRLHLELAQGDVTVRVRMIGDHNAANCMVAAGLAEQMGISLPAIASGLEATQEVPGRLERIDEGQPFQVFVDYAHTPDALRNCLTTVREFTHGNLICVFGAGGDRDQVKRPAMAKAAAAADHVFLTSDNPRHESPARIISDILKGFSTRRHVEVETDRKEAIRRALYIAQPGDAVVLTGKGHEKSQVIGARSVDFDDCQVAGRILRELIGLPQVVNADQHGVPVSPGVLTSPV; translated from the coding sequence ATGATTCCGCACTTCATTCACGTTCAGGCCTGTCTCCCCAACGCCAGATTTCTTCCAGACCGTCCGATCCTGGTTGCACAAATCAGCTGTGACAGCCGTCAGGTCCCTCCTGGCTGTGCATTTGTGGCGATTCCGGGTACCAGGTCAGACGGTCATCAGTTTATCGGTGATGCGATTGCCGCCGGAGCGACAGCGGTTGTCGTGGAGCATCCTCAGGCTGACCTTGCGGTGCCGCAGATCGTGGTGGAGTCTACTCGACGAGCGTGGAATCAACTCTGCATGGCGGTGCATGGCAACCCACACCGTCACCTCAGTATTGCCGGAATCACCGGGACCAACGGTAAGACAACATCCGCCTGGCTGCTGAGAAACATCCTCACCGCAGCCGGGCATTCTGCCGGGATGATCGGCACGGTCGAATACAATGATGGGCGGCAGCGACTTCCGGCCTGTTTGACCACACCGGATGCTGAGATACAGGCGCCATTGATGGCATCGATGCTGACTCACGGGCTGCGACATTGTGTGATGGAAGTCAGCAGCCACGCCATTCAACAGGATCGGTGCAGTGCCGTTCAGCTGGCCGCAGCTGCGATTACCAATATCACTGATGATCACATGGATTATCATCGGACACCGGCCGCCTACCGTGCGGCTAAAGCTCGTATCGCCGGACTCCTGCACTGCGACGCTCCGCTGCTGGTGAACGGTGACGACATGAATAGTCGAAAAATGCTCGATGACACACATTTTACGTGTCCCGTCATTATTTTTGGCCGGCAGGCTCCGTCGGAGCTGCGGTATACGGTACTGACCCGGACGCACCGTTCGCAGCGGCTGCACCTGGAACTGGCTCAGGGCGATGTCACTGTCCGAGTACGAATGATTGGCGACCACAACGCAGCCAACTGTATGGTGGCTGCCGGACTTGCCGAGCAAATGGGAATCAGCCTGCCGGCGATTGCATCAGGTCTTGAAGCGACACAGGAGGTGCCAGGACGCCTTGAGCGAATCGATGAAGGGCAGCCGTTTCAGGTGTTTGTTGACTATGCTCATACGCCGGACGCTCTGCGAAACTGCCTCACGACGGTCCGGGAATTCACGCATGGTAATCTGATTTGCGTGTTTGGGGCGGGCGGAGATCGTGATCAGGTCAAGCGACCGGCGATGGCAAAGGCGGCGGCAGCAGCCGACCATGTGTTCCTGACATCAGATAATCCTCGTCATGAATCGCCAGCGCGGATCATTAGCGACATTCTGAAAGGGTTTTCGACTCGGCGACATGTCGAAGTTGAAACCGACAGAAAAGAGGCGATTCGCCGTGCTTTGTACATTGCTCAACCTGGCGATGCCGTGGTCCTGACCGGTAAAGGACACGAAAAATCGCAGGTGATTGGTGCCCGGTCCGTTGACTTTGACGATTGTCAGGTCGCCGGCCGGATCCTGAGAGAACTCATCGGTTTACCTCAGGTTGTCAATGCTGATCAGCACGGCGTACCAGTGTCACCAGGAGTGCTTACCTCTCCAGTGTGA
- a CDS encoding methyltransferase domain-containing protein, whose protein sequence is MSASLNVDSAVRNRYSKAAQAAESSLCCPVDYDVQYLKAIPQEIIDRDYGCGDPSRHLNPGDHVLDLGSGGGKICYIASQVVGQTGYVVGVDVNDDMLALARQYQTEVAERVGHRNVDFRKGRIQDLQLNLELFERWLQTHPVNTASDWLAAEEEAERMRRESPLVASDSMDAVVSNCVLNLVKNDDREQLFGEVFRVLRRGGRAIISDIVSDEQVPRSLQDDPRLWSGCISGAFREDAFLEAFTAAGFYGAEILTRQDKAWAVIDGIEFRSLTVQAWKGKDGPCLDRRQAVIYNGPWKTVVDDDGHRLHRGKRMAVCDKTFNIYTRAPYAPQITPVQPAEMVPPDEAPQFDCHREALRSPQETKTAKGLADVLPGEDCCSDTGCC, encoded by the coding sequence ATGTCTGCATCGTTAAACGTCGATTCGGCTGTTCGAAATCGTTACAGCAAAGCGGCGCAGGCCGCTGAAAGTTCTCTGTGTTGCCCTGTCGACTACGATGTTCAGTATCTCAAAGCAATTCCTCAGGAAATCATCGATCGAGACTACGGCTGCGGTGACCCGTCCAGACATTTGAATCCGGGAGATCACGTCCTGGATCTTGGGTCGGGTGGAGGAAAGATTTGCTACATCGCGTCTCAGGTCGTTGGTCAGACCGGATACGTGGTGGGAGTCGACGTGAATGACGACATGCTCGCACTGGCCCGACAATACCAGACAGAAGTCGCTGAAAGAGTCGGCCACCGTAACGTCGATTTTCGCAAAGGCCGCATTCAGGACCTGCAGTTGAACCTGGAACTCTTTGAACGCTGGCTGCAGACTCACCCTGTTAATACAGCATCTGACTGGCTCGCGGCCGAAGAAGAAGCCGAACGTATGCGTCGCGAGTCACCGCTTGTCGCTTCGGATTCAATGGATGCCGTCGTTTCCAACTGTGTACTGAATCTGGTGAAAAACGACGACCGTGAACAGCTGTTTGGCGAAGTCTTCCGTGTTCTGCGACGGGGCGGAAGAGCAATCATCAGCGATATTGTCAGCGACGAACAGGTTCCTCGGTCGCTGCAGGATGACCCGCGATTGTGGAGTGGTTGTATCAGCGGTGCCTTCCGTGAAGATGCGTTCCTTGAAGCGTTCACAGCCGCCGGATTCTATGGTGCTGAGATTCTCACACGACAGGACAAAGCGTGGGCTGTGATCGATGGAATCGAGTTTCGAAGCCTTACGGTTCAGGCATGGAAGGGTAAAGACGGTCCGTGCCTCGATCGCCGTCAGGCCGTGATCTACAATGGTCCCTGGAAGACTGTCGTCGACGACGACGGGCATCGCCTGCATCGCGGGAAGAGAATGGCCGTCTGTGACAAAACGTTCAACATCTACACCAGGGCACCATACGCGCCGCAGATCACACCAGTTCAGCCGGCGGAGATGGTTCCACCGGACGAGGCACCACAGTTCGACTGCCATCGGGAAGCACTGCGAAGTCCGCAGGAAACAAAAACCGCCAAGGGGCTGGCTGACGTGCTGCCGGGCGAAGACTGCTGCAGTGACACCGGCTGTTGTTGA
- a CDS encoding metal ABC transporter permease, with product MNTCVLAAEQISVPFESAWTWIAIWLGQPKPAVENAAGTLFVGAMCATGCALVGCLLLLRRMSLLGDALSHSVLAGVACVYLLTGRIEPLPMFLGALAAGVVTAVATQVIHRTGSVPEDSSIGIVFTSLFAFGVVVVSQAKGVHLDLDCVLFGNLAFAGMNFVPTMGWLLPEATHTVVPALLITVLVFVLFWKELRLTSFDVTLAATLGFSVPVMHYLMTTIVALVTVSAMEVVGLLVVALLTVPACIARMLTDRLERMLLIAVLSGISCTTLGYFLALRWNSSAAGLTAVTAGAELLAAILVAPRYGILGRLIRSVQLKVRIAAEDILAALFRRRERAGTIHPESISECRTLAGNGFAAHIAVYWLGHRGLLVMADGTAQLSEKGQRYAQDLVRAHRLWESWLDQNFDLPSDHLHDPAETMEHFIGPQILRQLEEDLDQPSADPHGREIPKAP from the coding sequence ATGAACACCTGTGTACTGGCTGCCGAACAGATTTCTGTCCCGTTCGAGTCTGCATGGACGTGGATCGCCATCTGGCTCGGTCAGCCAAAACCGGCAGTCGAGAATGCTGCCGGTACGTTGTTCGTCGGCGCCATGTGTGCAACAGGCTGCGCACTGGTGGGTTGTCTTCTCCTGTTGCGGCGTATGAGTCTGCTTGGTGATGCGCTCAGTCACTCGGTTCTGGCCGGTGTGGCCTGCGTTTACCTGTTGACCGGCAGAATCGAACCGCTTCCGATGTTTCTGGGAGCACTGGCGGCTGGTGTAGTCACGGCGGTCGCGACTCAGGTGATTCACCGCACCGGTTCGGTGCCGGAAGATTCCAGCATTGGTATCGTGTTCACATCCCTGTTTGCATTTGGCGTGGTAGTGGTGTCACAGGCAAAGGGAGTTCACCTGGACCTCGACTGCGTGTTGTTTGGTAATCTTGCATTTGCCGGAATGAATTTCGTACCAACAATGGGCTGGCTGTTGCCGGAAGCCACACACACGGTCGTACCGGCACTGCTGATCACCGTGCTCGTTTTCGTGCTGTTCTGGAAGGAATTGCGGCTAACTTCATTCGATGTCACTCTCGCTGCAACTCTCGGTTTTAGTGTTCCCGTCATGCACTATTTGATGACGACGATCGTGGCTCTGGTTACTGTTTCGGCAATGGAAGTTGTGGGTTTACTGGTTGTGGCACTGCTGACCGTGCCGGCGTGTATCGCCAGAATGCTCACGGACCGACTGGAACGCATGCTGCTGATTGCCGTTCTGAGTGGTATCAGCTGCACGACACTGGGATATTTTCTGGCCCTCAGATGGAATTCCTCAGCTGCCGGACTCACCGCCGTGACAGCGGGGGCCGAATTACTGGCAGCGATTCTGGTCGCTCCCAGATATGGAATCCTTGGCCGACTGATACGCAGTGTTCAACTCAAAGTACGTATCGCTGCCGAAGACATACTGGCGGCGCTGTTCCGTCGCCGGGAAAGAGCAGGAACAATCCACCCCGAATCGATTTCAGAGTGCCGAACACTGGCCGGCAACGGTTTTGCCGCACATATTGCGGTCTACTGGCTCGGACATCGTGGCCTACTGGTCATGGCTGACGGCACTGCTCAACTGAGCGAAAAAGGGCAACGTTATGCGCAGGATCTGGTGAGGGCACATCGATTGTGGGAATCCTGGCTGGATCAGAATTTTGACCTGCCCTCAGATCATCTGCACGATCCGGCTGAAACGATGGAGCATTTTATCGGCCCCCAAATTCTGCGACAGCTGGAAGAAGATCTGGATCAACCGAGTGCCGACCCGCATGGACGTGAGATTCCGAAAGCACCGTGA
- the murF gene encoding UDP-N-acetylmuramoyl-tripeptide--D-alanyl-D-alanine ligase — MTGSRYIGDLSLDTTIDSVVIDSRQAGPRSLFFALPGSRTHGIHFASSARTRGAIVVADEESAGEHGGSMIVTANPLRALQQLASFNRRQSDALTIGITGSVGKTTTRRLLTSVLSPVYRGVQSPANYNNELGVPLSVLQIEDETEFAVIEMGARKAGDITELCEIALPEFAVVTCVAPSHLSSFDSIRTIARTKQELIESLDTDGIAFLNADDRHVLAMRDSAVCRVITYGRSSEADRRYEIVDVSNTQLVLQTGGHEFCAQICGQHQSSGLAVSIAVAQELGLSARDIQAGLDEFEPASGRTVLHKVNGIDVIDDTYNANPTSVRAAILLLDQWTTPGCKTFVLGDMLDLGEQTAELHFAIGVVLSQTQINHAVAYGKYARDVADGFLSAGGSLSRISVFDSEAVLLSILDCLVDHGDVLLVKGSRGMAMERIVEGIRELSADSLQHAA; from the coding sequence ATGACAGGATCCCGTTACATCGGTGACCTGTCATTAGACACCACGATCGACAGTGTCGTGATTGACAGCCGGCAGGCCGGACCACGCAGCTTGTTCTTTGCACTTCCAGGATCGCGAACCCACGGTATTCATTTTGCGAGTTCGGCGCGGACGAGGGGAGCGATTGTTGTTGCTGATGAGGAGTCCGCCGGGGAACACGGCGGGTCGATGATCGTCACAGCAAACCCGCTCCGTGCTCTGCAGCAACTGGCGAGTTTTAATCGTCGGCAGTCGGATGCTCTGACGATCGGTATCACCGGCAGTGTCGGTAAAACGACCACTCGGCGATTACTCACCTCCGTACTCTCACCAGTGTACCGCGGGGTTCAGAGTCCGGCCAACTACAATAATGAACTGGGAGTACCGCTCAGTGTTTTGCAAATAGAAGACGAGACAGAATTTGCGGTGATTGAAATGGGCGCGCGCAAAGCGGGCGATATCACCGAACTGTGTGAGATAGCTCTGCCGGAATTCGCTGTTGTCACCTGTGTTGCACCGTCTCATCTGAGTAGTTTTGATTCGATCAGGACAATTGCACGCACCAAACAGGAACTGATCGAATCACTGGACACAGACGGCATCGCGTTTCTCAACGCTGATGATCGTCACGTACTGGCTATGCGCGATTCGGCCGTCTGCCGGGTCATCACCTATGGTCGGTCGTCTGAGGCGGACCGGCGTTATGAAATTGTGGATGTCTCGAATACACAACTGGTGCTGCAGACGGGTGGCCATGAATTTTGCGCTCAGATCTGTGGACAACATCAAAGCAGCGGTCTTGCTGTGAGCATTGCTGTTGCTCAGGAACTTGGACTGTCCGCCCGTGACATCCAGGCCGGCCTTGATGAGTTTGAACCGGCATCGGGTCGCACCGTGCTGCATAAAGTCAACGGTATCGACGTCATCGATGATACTTATAACGCGAATCCGACAAGCGTGCGGGCCGCGATTCTGCTGCTGGACCAATGGACAACGCCCGGTTGTAAAACCTTTGTCCTTGGTGACATGCTGGATCTTGGTGAACAGACGGCAGAACTGCACTTTGCAATTGGTGTTGTGCTGTCACAGACGCAGATCAATCATGCTGTTGCCTACGGAAAATATGCACGTGATGTCGCCGACGGTTTTTTGTCTGCCGGAGGCAGTCTGAGTCGCATTTCCGTGTTTGACAGCGAAGCGGTGCTGCTGAGTATCCTTGACTGCCTGGTTGATCACGGCGATGTGCTTCTGGTGAAAGGTTCACGAGGCATGGCGATGGAACGTATTGTGGAAGGAATTCGTGAGTTGTCAGCGGATTCACTGCAGCACGCCGCTTAG
- a CDS encoding cofactor-independent phosphoglycerate mutase — protein sequence MKTVLVIPDGVADEPQPSLDHQTPLQAAVLPHMDEVARLGVVGRTDNVPASMPSGSDVGTMSLFGYDTLRFHTGRAPIEAAAQGIELEPGDWAIRCNLVTINSGRMQSFTAGQFPSVAAEQLIESLQRETCGSEHWKYHAGVSYRNLLIYRARGAAAPFDNQTQTTPPHDITDLNIDDYLPSGPGSSELLSLMEDSRRLFAKSNANVRRLDADELPATQTWLWGQGSRPELEPFFERYGARGAVITAVDLLRGMGRLIGWDVIEVDGATGYLDTDYKAKGLAAIKALERDDLDFLVVHVEATDEASHEGDTDAKLQAVQQIDKHIVGPVHAWLKQQQQYRLLICPDHPTYLRTKTHSHGYCPFAACGSGFEQDSHTEYHEVTAAASDLSFPAGHELMGWFQPRA from the coding sequence ATGAAAACTGTTCTCGTTATTCCTGATGGTGTCGCCGATGAACCACAACCGTCTCTGGATCATCAAACACCACTTCAGGCGGCGGTGCTGCCTCATATGGATGAAGTTGCGAGGCTTGGTGTCGTTGGTCGAACGGACAACGTACCTGCCAGTATGCCTTCCGGAAGTGACGTGGGTACAATGTCACTGTTCGGATATGACACGCTTCGATTTCACACCGGTCGCGCTCCGATCGAAGCCGCTGCACAGGGCATTGAACTGGAACCGGGCGACTGGGCCATTCGCTGTAATCTGGTTACGATTAACTCCGGGCGAATGCAAAGCTTTACAGCCGGTCAGTTTCCGAGTGTGGCCGCAGAACAGCTGATTGAATCCCTGCAGCGTGAGACTTGTGGCAGCGAACACTGGAAATACCATGCTGGAGTGAGCTATCGAAATTTGCTCATTTATCGGGCACGAGGCGCGGCCGCCCCGTTCGACAATCAGACGCAAACCACTCCTCCGCACGACATTACTGATCTGAATATCGACGACTACCTGCCGTCCGGTCCGGGCAGCAGTGAACTGTTGTCTCTGATGGAAGACAGTCGGCGACTGTTTGCAAAATCTAATGCCAATGTCCGTCGACTCGACGCAGACGAACTGCCGGCTACTCAAACGTGGCTGTGGGGACAGGGAAGCCGTCCGGAGCTGGAACCATTTTTTGAACGTTACGGGGCGCGCGGTGCGGTGATCACGGCAGTCGATTTACTTCGAGGCATGGGGCGACTTATTGGCTGGGACGTTATCGAAGTCGATGGTGCCACCGGTTATCTGGATACCGACTACAAAGCCAAGGGACTGGCCGCAATAAAAGCTCTGGAGCGTGATGACCTTGATTTTCTGGTGGTTCACGTTGAAGCGACCGACGAAGCTTCTCATGAAGGCGACACTGACGCGAAATTGCAGGCGGTGCAGCAGATTGATAAACATATCGTCGGTCCGGTTCATGCGTGGCTGAAGCAGCAACAACAGTACCGTCTGTTGATCTGCCCCGACCATCCGACATATCTGAGAACGAAAACGCACAGCCATGGATACTGCCCGTTTGCAGCGTGTGGAAGCGGATTCGAACAGGATTCACATACGGAGTACCACGAAGTCACAGCGGCAGCGTCGGATCTGTCGTTTCCTGCGGGACATGAATTGATGGGCTGGTTTCAGCCGCGGGCATGA